The following proteins come from a genomic window of Dysidea avara chromosome 12, odDysAvar1.4, whole genome shotgun sequence:
- the LOC136241874 gene encoding uncharacterized protein isoform X1 — protein sequence MKTVSTWSKQHVKRMGSPTKMVMYGIPKFGVLNCSNCTCKNGTTHCEKLPCPPVRECTADDPIEEITIYCPKCNRSNTDGTEATNASNSTYAQPSLQPTDPTVKPCSVVVIHSYKVYETIDKHVDQISIESVHFASVDVYVWSNDTVKVQYESYSSNTFSNTFVNSIHWKYNSSVNATTAK from the exons ATG AAAACAGTGTCAACTTGGAGCAAG CAACATGTGAAGAGAATGGGATCACCTACCAAGATGGTGATGTATGGAATCCCCAAGTTTGGTGTTCTGAACTGTTCCAACTGCACTTGCAAA AATGGAACAACACATTGTGAGAAATTGCCATGTCCTCCAGTAAGAGAATGCACGGCTGATGATCCAATAGAAGAAATAACAATCTACTGCCCAAAATGCAACAGAT CAAATACTGATGGGACAGAAGCTACCAATGCAAGCAACAGCACATATGCACAACCATCTTTGCAACCAACCGATCCAACTGTTAAACCTTGTTCGGTAGTTGTCATCCATTCCTATAAAGTATATGAAACAATTGATAAACACGTTGACCAAATTTCAATAGAGTCAGTACACTTTGCCAGTGTGGATGTGTACGTGTGGTCAAATGATACAGTGAAAGTGCAGTATGAATCATACTCAAGTAATACATTTTCAAATACTTTTGTCAATTCAATACATTGGAAATACAACTCAAG TGTTAATGCTACTACAGCCAAGTGA
- the LOC136241874 gene encoding uncharacterized protein isoform X2 — MKTVSTWSKQHVKRMGSPTKMVMYGIPKFGVLNCSNCTCKNGTTHCEKLPCPPVRECTADDPIEEITIYCPKCNRSNTDGTEATNASNSTYAQPSLQPTDPTVKPCSVVVIHSYKVYETIDKHVDQISIESVHFASVDVYVWSNDTVKVQYESYSSNTFSNTFVNSIHWKYNSRIGTNCN; from the exons ATG AAAACAGTGTCAACTTGGAGCAAG CAACATGTGAAGAGAATGGGATCACCTACCAAGATGGTGATGTATGGAATCCCCAAGTTTGGTGTTCTGAACTGTTCCAACTGCACTTGCAAA AATGGAACAACACATTGTGAGAAATTGCCATGTCCTCCAGTAAGAGAATGCACGGCTGATGATCCAATAGAAGAAATAACAATCTACTGCCCAAAATGCAACAGAT CAAATACTGATGGGACAGAAGCTACCAATGCAAGCAACAGCACATATGCACAACCATCTTTGCAACCAACCGATCCAACTGTTAAACCTTGTTCGGTAGTTGTCATCCATTCCTATAAAGTATATGAAACAATTGATAAACACGTTGACCAAATTTCAATAGAGTCAGTACACTTTGCCAGTGTGGATGTGTACGTGTGGTCAAATGATACAGTGAAAGTGCAGTATGAATCATACTCAAGTAATACATTTTCAAATACTTTTGTCAATTCAATACATTGGAAATACAACTCAAG AATTGGTACAAACTGTAACTGA
- the LOC136239900 gene encoding uncharacterized protein, with translation MYHYYNSNIFIETDDDDAELNSMIPRFHSTPTSSPLLSSTSNLLQQHDTSDIATMLAETDSLIILENESVSPPTKRGRFESGTGLENECCSQYCLSQFAASEQLDRLLFFQSMTISDQNQFLIGSFQLMSSTGSNSIQHIIKGRAVCRKGYMKMFKISEKRYQRNLKLFQSNPTVKFTRKAVSRRDSVKVSEAKAWMTRYFNRIGDSMPHMDQVHLPHGLAKRDVYYMMKGQLLEQGLETVMSLSHFYTIWEMSFKNVVIPKHSLFSKCNICTKYNKERLFLRKDRLKKLKDKYQRHLKNVEQERNKYQHHREKSRSNPSKYLTVIIDGMDQNKTNIPNLCPTPKAVQTVFRLQTHCTGVLAHTRSHKGKKAYALYDICQWPQDVNLTLHALLHVLLDFVENLPEVLYLQLDNAGNQNKNRYLLGFCALLVEKKIFRKVTINFLPVGHTHEDVDQFFSKMASQLRKTGAESIPDLLHATTTSMEPTPTAHLLEAIYDIKSWITPHLNSFHGHSQPHCFKFILNDQGKAVMYFRNWTTSPWCSEEEAAVILKVIICTLRRNILYM, from the exons ATGTACCACTATTATAATAGCAATATTTTCATTGAgacagatgatgatgatgcagaaTTGAACAGCATGATTCCTAGGTTTCACTCAACTCCTACCTCGAGTCCTCTTTTGTCATCAACTAGTAATCTTCTACAACAGCATGACACTTCTGACATTGCTACTATGCTAGCAGAGACAGATTCACTAATTATTTTGGAAAATGAATCAGTCTCACCACCTACAAAAAGGGGCAGATTTGAGTCAGGAACTGGTCTAGAAAATGAATGTTGCAGTCAATATTGTTTGTCACAGTTTGCTGCTTCTGAGCAGCTAGACCGCTTACTTTTTTTTCAATCCATGACCATTTCTGATCAAAACCAATTTCTAATTGGTTCGTTTCAATTGATGTCTAGTACAGGGTCTAACTCTATTCAACACATTATCAAGGGGAGAGCGGTTTGCAGAAAGGGGTATATGAAAATGTTTAAAATATCGGAGAAGAGGTACCAGCGAAACTTGAAACTGTTTCAGTCCAATCCAACTGTCAAGTTCACAAGAAAAGCAGTATCCCGCAGAGATTCAGTGAAAGTGTCAGAAGCTAAGGCTTGGATGACTCGATATTTCAACAGAATTGGTGACAGTATGCCACATATGGACCAAGTACATTTGCCACATGGGTTGGCAAAGAGAGATGTGTATTACATGATGAAAGGTCAACTACTTGAACAAGGATTAGAAACAGTTATGTCACTTTCACACTTTTATACCATTTGGGAGATGTCATTTAAGAATGTCGTGATTCCAAAG CACAGTCTCTTTAGTAAGTGCAATATTTGCACTAAATACAACAAAGAAAGATTGTTCCTCAGAAAAGACCGTCTGAAGAAGTTAAAGGACAAATACCAACGTCATCTCAAAAATGTCGA GCAAGAAAGGAATAAATATCAGCACCACCGTGAAAAGTCTCGCAGCAATCCAAGCAAATATCTCACTGTTATTATTGACGGAATGGATCAAAACAAAACCAATATTCCAAACCTATGTCCAACTCCAAAGGCTGTACAGACTGTATTTAGACTACAAACACACTGCACTGGCGTCCTTGCTCATACAAGATCTCACAAAGGAAAGAAAGCCTACGCTCTGTATGACATTTGTCAATGGCCACAGGATGTCAACCTGACACTTCATGCTCTTTTACATGTGCTGCTTGACTTTGTTGAGAATTTGCCGGAGGTTCTATATCTACAACTTGACAATGCAGGAAACCAGAACAAAAACCGTTATCTCCTAGGTTTTTGTGCATTACTTGTAGAGAAGAAGATATTTCGAAAG GTAACCATCAACTTCTTACCTGTTGGTCACACACATGAAGACGTTGACCAATTTTTTTCCAAGATGGCTTCTCAGCTAAGAAAGACTGGTGCTGAAAGCATTCCTG ATCTCTTACATGCCACGACAACAAGCATGGAGCCAACTCCAACGGCCCATTTGTTGGAAGCAATTTACGACATCAAATCTTGGATAACACCACATTTAAACAGCTTTCATGGGCATAGCCAACCACATTGCTTCAAGTTCATCCTTAACGACCAAGGGAAGGCTGTGATGTATTTTCGAAACTGGACTACAAGCCCGTGGTGCTCTGAAGAGGAGGCAGCAGTGATTTTAAAGGTAATTATATGTACTTTAAGGAGAAATATCTTATACATGTAA
- the LOC136241875 gene encoding uncharacterized protein has product MEKFEDGKLKDQKLSKKSLISKPEFKQHHFQCLHNLAPSFQEQILQQVADCKITLEEMKKQSNNFRALENVKKVFARATTTNSSWEEARVRFPWHTSEENFSQFLGLNFNKGVPDSFRSYIQAALKGEKHYEKNRHVYQGSEAVVIELSINNITLAKVQQSYPSYSGSNLILTSIPKEWDDTQIRQAALTCRQINCLESATLPYFNIAMICTCREQAVMVEESLRQCVEAVQVAFFYDQSISCTGSGFQLVDAVGVVVLGHFSIDGQVRKEHFSKRHHNIFVVDNKQKLRENIIELLSFPGNTIMEIIVETDQYSVSTGVISLQKGRSYVGVVGYARIAATIRKELACIEGNESYEEETDESHADNSE; this is encoded by the exons ATGGAGAAGTTCGAAGATGGAAAGCTCAAGGATCAAAAATTAAGCAAAAAGAGCCTTATTTCAAAGCCTGAATTCAAACAACACCACTTCCAGTGTCTCCATAATCTGGCCCCATCATTCCAAGAGCAAATTTTACAACAAGTAGCTGATTGTAAGATAACTCTAGAAGAGATGAAGAAGCAATCAAATAATTTCAGAGCTCTAGAGAATGTGAAGAAAGTGTTTGCCAGAGCCACTACCACCAACTCATCATGGGAAGAAGCAAGGGTTCGATTTCCTTGGCACACAAGTGAAGAAAATTTCAGTCAATTCCTTGGCTTAAATTTCAACAAAGGTGTCCCAGACTCTTTCCGATCATATATACAAGCTGCATTGAAAGGAGAAAAACATTATGAGAAGAACAGACATGTCTATCAGGGATCAGAAGCTGTTGTCATTGAACTGTCCATCAATAATATTACTCTGGCTAAAGTGCAGCAGTCGTATCCATCATACTCAGGATCTAACCTGATCCTTACTTCAATTCCTAAG gAATGGGATGATACACAGATAAGGCAAGCGGCTTTAACCTGCAGGCAGATAAATTGCTTGGAGAGTGCAACGCTTCCATATTTCAACATTGCTATGATTTGCACATGCCGTGAGCAAGCAGTGATGGTGGAAGAATCCTTGAGACAATGTGTTGAAGCTGTGCAGGTTGCTTTCTTTTATGATCAAAGCATTTCTTGTACAG GAAGTGGATTTCAGCTGGTTGATGCCGTGGGTGTCGTTGTCCTGGGTCATTTTTCTATCGATGGCCAAGTGAGAAAGGAGCACTTTTCCAAGAGGCACCATAATATATTTGTTGTTGACAACAAACAAAAGCTGCGGGAGAACATTATTGAACTGCTATCATTCCCGGGTAACACAATCATGGAGATCATTGTTGAAACAGACCAGTATTCAG TATCTACTGGAGTCATTTCCCTACAGAAAGGTAGAAGTTATGTGGGTGTTGTGGGGTATGCCAGGATTGCTGCAACAATTAGAAAAGAGCTAGCATGCATTGAAGGCAATGAAAGTTACGAAGAAGAAACTGATGAGAGTCATGCCGACAATTCAGAATAG